The following nucleotide sequence is from Mobula birostris isolate sMobBir1 chromosome 15, sMobBir1.hap1, whole genome shotgun sequence.
atcattctcgtgaaccctcttcaatgtcagcacatcttttctaaaataaggagcctaaaactgcacacaatactccaaatgtgatgtcatgaatgccaatattgcattcaccttcttcaccaccagctCACCTtagagttaacctttagggtatcctgcacaaggactctcaagtcgctttgcatctctgcattttgaattctttccccatctaaataatagtctgcccatttttcccaccaaagtgcatgaccgtatactttccaacattttatttcatttgccacttctttgcccattcacctcaaCCATCAAAgtttctctgcaggctctctggtTCTTAATACCACCCgctcctccagctatctttgtatcatcagtaaatttagccacaaatccattaatcccatagccTAAATccttgacatacatcataaaaagcagtggtcccaacaccaacaactgtggaactccactgctaACTGGCAGCCAGTTTATTCccacactctgttttctgccgatcagtcaatgctccacccacgttAGTAATtcccccgtaattccatgggctctttgcttgctaagcagcctcatgtgcggcaccttgtcaaaggccatctgaaaatccaagtacatcacatccactgcatctcctttgtctaccctgcttgtaatttcctcaaaaaattgcagtaggttagtcaggcaggattttcctttcaggaaaccatgctggttttggtctatcttattatgtgcctccaggtattccataatctcatccctaacaattgattccaacaagttcccaaccactgatgtcaggctaacaggtctatagtttcctttctgctgcctcccacccttcttaaatagcagagatGAAATAATCTGCAATAAGCCTGGAACTCCTCCACTGTCTTAACAAGTGCTCCTAACTGATTGTTAGTTGAGCTTTCTTTCTTCTCTCCATAGTCTATAATACATGTATTTTCATTTTATAGTGGTTTCATATATGACTATAATAATTGAGTAGAGAATAGCAGTTACAATTTTATATCTTGATAGACTCTGATATAGTTAGAGTATTTTAGATCATAGCTGCTGTCTGGTTATAATTTTTTCTTTGCATCTTCTTTTGTTTTATGTACAAAACTTTGTATCTCTGTCCCGTGTTGCTTGAGCTGTGGATTGTTTAGCTTCTGTTTATCCAATATGATTTTGTTATATCTCCTCTTGACATTTAGATGTAAGTATCCAGTGCTATCAACACCTTAACACATCAAAAAAATGGACAAAAGGGGTCAAGAGGAAAAAGAATGACATAGTCTATTGTATAAGtaaaaatatttcaaaatattttcTACAAAATTTTTTCAGAAGTAACTTATGTTTTCTGTCCTGTCAGTAGAAGGTTTTTAAAAGAATTGGCTAAAACAACCTATTAATTGGAAACttgaaaataaaaatataagGTACAATTACAGTTTTAGGGAAACATTGTAGTGCAATTATAGTTTCTCCCACTATTTTAGTTTTTCAGTGGAATTTCAGAAGCCAAGATTATATTTTAAATAGAAAATCTGGGAAATACTCAACATGTCACACAACATGTGGAGAGACAATCAACTAACATTTTGGTTTGACAATTCTTGAACATCACATAAGCATTTCCTGAATGTTCCTTTTTTTTGGATTTCCTGATGCAGTATTTTAAAATTGGTCTGTATTTGCTGTCCACAGTTGCTGCATGACCTATTTCCAGCAATTTCAAAGTAGCTTTAGATTTCTAGTATCTATAGTTTTTTGATTTTGGACTTTtgcatttgttatttttttttagcATTCCCAGAGTATGGACATCAGTAGTATCCTGATGACTATCCATCATCACCCTGAACAGCTGCTATCCTTCCTTCATGGTTCCCATGATCATCTTCTTTGCATATCAGATGTGTTCTCACATCATCCTCCAGCAGCTGTCAGATTcctttatttattacatgtgcattgaaacatacagtgaaatacgtcattTGCGGTAACAACCTACCAAGCACGTGCTAGGGGGAGTTTGCAAGGGTTGCCATATGTTCTGATGCCAATATAGTATATCCACAATGTTCAGAATAAcagaagcaacaacaacagcaacagcaaaactagtccctttcctccctctctcccacacattACCCGCTTGCACACACAAATAGTCCTCTAAGCCCAGGACAAGCCGTCTCCAGCCCTTCAGTAGACTTGCtgactcacagacattgggcctccACCTACACCCTCCCCTCTGCCCACATAGTATAaaccacattctttttctctccttcTACCcatcattgacctgcacctgtcTCCAATCTCATTCCTCCTGTCTATTCCGAACCCCTAACCTGGCTCTATCTGCCTGTTATCTTTCACCCCTGCTCAGTCTATCTGTGACCCATTAGCCCTTGTCTCACTCCTCACCCActctttatactggctacctTCTGTCTCCATTCTCAgtactgatgcagggtcttgatctgaaacCTTAGCGGTCCTCtgccttctctccccctctccccctctccccctctccccctctccccctctccccctctccccctctccccctctccccctctccccctctccccctctccccctctccccctctccccctctccccctctccccctctccccctctccccattgGTGCTGCTTGCctcattgagtttctccagcagtttgattttaGCTCTGCAGAACTAACATCTGATGACAACAGAGATGATAAAGAGGAAGTCCTTGTCACAAATGTTACAAGATAGTTGGGTGTTCCTGAGGTCAGCAGCAAGACTCCACACTGACCACAAATACAATGTACTATTTCCGTTTTCTAGACATATTTAAAATCTTGGTCAAAAAGGAATGAGAGCAGATTGGTTATTTCTACAGTGCAAGCCCGAATTCTTGCCTGAAGAGTTTCAGACTTGATGAAATGGTATTTTTTTTAACCTGCCAGCATTTTAAAAACAGTTTTTAATGATAGTTTATGTTATTAAGAATGTTAAGTAATTTTTGTATGAACTTTTAAACAtactttttttttgattttgtaGGTATAatgaaaaaacacaataatactgCACTGGACTGGACAATATGATATCAGATGCCATAACAGAAACTGAGGCCCAAAGCCATGGCTATACAACAAATCATAAGTGTGATGAGCATCTCTTGAAGCAGCTAGCAATTCATTCATTTGTGGACACTAAAATCGTGTCGAAAATGGAAAAACCAGGTTCATTGATTCAAGTTATTGAAAAATTGAGCAAGATAGTGGAGAAGGGAAGATCAAAGCAGTGTTCTTTGACTGGTCAAAAGAGGTCTTATATTAGTACTTCTGACACAAACAGTGCAATAATTGAGCAGACAGACAGCTATGAGAGCACAGCCAAAAAAGTTATTAATTTAAACCAGGAAATAAAGGATAACATCTCAATTAGGCAAACTTATTTTAAAACAGAAGATCTGCCTCAGAGTTGCAATGGCCTTGATCTGAGCACCCTTGATTCTGCAGATAAATCAAAAGTTTCAAAGAGCTTCTGTTGTACCCTGTGTAACTTTGTAACTGTTGTGCCAtctgtatattatatacatataCGTAGCCATAACAACATTGAAAGCTACACATGTGATCAGTGCAACTTTGCAACTACGGATTCTAAAGACTTTGTGGCGCACAAATATTTGCACAGGAAGCTCACCCGTTACCAATGCAATTTATGCAAATTCAATTCGTTGACTTTTTCACAGTTAAAagagcactttgaactacatggAAAATCAGGTGAAGTGGTATTGATGTGctctgtgtgttgttttgtttCCAAACAACaagaggaacttgaagctcatATGTGGATGCACCTTGAGGATGCCCAGATACAAAGAAAACAGCAATTAGGGCCAAATGCCATAGATGGTGTGGACAGCAACAATGCAAAATCAAGAAATGTTGGTTTTGACACTGAACCAGGCCCAAGAAAGTGGTACACTTATGACCAGTATGGCATGTATAGATGTTTGATTTGCAGTTATGCTTGTGACCGTCAGAGGATGTTAAAAACCCACGCATGGAAACATGCTGGTGAAGTAGATTGTTCTTATCCAATTTTTGAGGAATGTGAGACAGCTACCTCAGTAGTTCCTTCCACAGGTCTCACTGCTCCTGAGGATGAATCAATAATTGTTTTCTCACCAGCTCACAAATCAGAAAGTGTGCACTGTGTTAGATCAAATCCACTGCAGTTTTGTACCCCTCCCTCAATCACTGTAATGGACTCAGTGGACTGCAAAGCCTCACTGTCTGACACTGCTGTGAAAAATTCAGCTCTTGTCCAGTCAAAAGCACCTGCTGATACTGTAGTAGAAATTGTTGAGGAGGGGCCTCTGATGCTTGATTGTGAACAAGAAAGTACAGTGTCGGATAGCCTTCTTTCTTCTGCACAAAAGATCATTAATTGCAGTTCTAACAAGGCAGGACATGTCAATGTCATAGTAGAGCGTGTCCCAGGAGCTGGGGAGAGTGTTCCAGAAAAGCACTTCCTGATGACACCAGATATTGAAGCTGAAAAGAGGCTTATCTCTGAAAAATCTCACATGATCTATTGTGAGGATTCTTCAGATTTATATCAACAAGCTACCAGTGCAGCTGAACTGGAAACAGCTGTCTTAAGATGGAATCCAGAAGAAAGTAATGGTGCTTTAAAATCTGAACCTGCAGCAGTTGATGAAAATGttcccccatcaagaaggagaACCAATTCTGAATCTTTGAGGCTTCATTCATTGGCTGCTGAAGCTCTTGTTGCAATGCCAATGAGAGCACCAGAATTTACTCGAGCAAGTGTCAAAAATCCTGAGTCTGATGCAGAACAAAGAAGCATGGAAGTCAGTTCTTCAGTTCCTCAACCTCTCAATTATTCTGATGATCATACTAGTAATAACTTGCAACTTGATGAGACTAAGTCAGGTTTTTCTGAAGTACCAATCAGAATGGGCATCAGCATGTCACTGCTCACTGTGATTGAAAAACTGAGAGAAAGAACAGACCAAAATGCTTCTGATGAAGATATCCTAAAAGAATTGCAGGATAATGCACAATGTCAACCTTCAAGTGACCTGAGTTCACCAGGCAACTTAGTGGAGTATATACCAAACACAGAACGGCCTTACCGTTGTCGCTTATGTCATTACAGCAGTGGCAATAAGGGGTACATCAAGCAGCATTTAAGAGTTCATCGGCAAAGGCAGCCTTACCAGTGTCCAATCTGTGATCACATAGCCACTGATAGTAATAATCTGGAGAGTCATATGATAAACCATTGCAAGACTCGGATGTATCACTGCAAAAGATGCAATGCAGCATTTTATTATAAGGTAAACCTTTAGTGCAAAATTACTACTATTTAAACATATGTACTTTTGTGCAGaaactaaaataaaacaaaaatcactTGTTAAAATAGCTTTGCAAACTATATTACTGCAATATAATATGTTCTCAAATATATACAATTTGTAAAGTTCAGTTTATACTCTAATCATTTGTAAATTTGGGACAAAATTTAAAGGTCACTATTTAAAGAATGACCATAATAAGCAGAATTTAGGATATTTTTGAATTAACTGGCTTAATCAAGCTTTCTGAAAGCAATCTTGTTGACTGTTATGTGGAGGATTGTGGATTTAATCAGCACTGTAAAGTTGCCACAAGGTCTTTTGAACTTAAGGCTTTAAGGATTCTTGACTAAAAATTTTAGTTTTCACGGACTAAAAATTTTAAGCATCTTGCTGACGATTCCTTACATTCTGGCCAAATGCATGCATTTCAAGACATTTTCTGTGTCTTCTGGTAATAAACCATTGTAATACCTTCAGAGTTACTAAAATGCTTGAGTGAAGTGATGGATTACCACTTTTAGTTTTGTTGCCTTGTCAGATGTTGTTGGATTTGTTTTATGGTATACGTATACTTCATTGTAATTTTTTCGTTCTGATCAACTTCCTGATAGAGTCAATTGAGGAATCACGAACGTGAACAGCATAGTCTTTCTGACATTTCCTCAACAAATGATGAAAATGCTGACTTTAGTAGAGAACAAAAAACAGGAAACGCACAAGAAGGTAATGTGAATATTTGCATGTTTCTCTTTAATTTGAAAAATATAATGAACTTAATCATGATTAAGTTAATCACGCTTAAAAAAGTTACACTAGGTATGCCATAGAGTCAGTATGCTGAAACagattttattttgaaattagATTTGTATTTTAGAGTCTAGCCCAGAAAGTTATTTTTAATAAACAACTTACATAGAATGAATATCAAATTGGTATAGCAGTACATTGTTTCTGCCTCAAAGTGTTCTACACAGAGGTGCAAATTAGCATAGGTGATTTTGTTTCGCTTGAACCAGATAGTGAATTAACAGGCTTTATTTTGGAAGACAACAGACCTAATTTTGAATCCTTTTTGTGAACAATGAATAGTTAAAGGCTACAAATATCTGAAATGGAAGATATAGGTTATGAGTGCAGATTTCTTATCTGATTTTGTTTAAAATATTGTCAGACTTTCATAATTTATTTCAACCAGTTCTTTCCCTTTTGACATATGTGCAATTAAATTTCATCAGGATGTGTTGTCCAgagttccgtgcctattctggtatctgtcccccacttttccttcgctacatcgatgactgcattggcgctgcttcctgcacgcatgcagaactcgttgactttattaactttgcctccaactttcaccctgccctcaagtttacctggtccatttccgatacctccctcccctttctagatctttctgtctctgtctctggagacagcttatccactgatgtctactaaaagcctactgactctcacagctatctggactattcctcttctcaccctgtctcttgcaaaaacgccatccccttctcgcaattcctccgtctccgccgcatctgctctcaggatgaggcttttcattctaggacgacggagatgtcttccttttttaaggaaaggggcttcccttcctccactatcaactctgctcttaaatgcatctcccccatttcacgtacatctgctgtcactccatcctctcgccaccccactaggaatagggttcccctggtcctcacctaccaccccaccagcctccaggtccaacatattattctccgtaacttccgccacctccaacgggatcccaccactaagcacatctttccctccccccccccctgcattccgcagggatcgctccctacacaactcccttgtccattcgtcccccccatccttccccactgatctccctcctggcacttatccgtgtaagcggagcaagtgctacacatgcccttacacttcctcccttaccaccattcagggccccaaacagtccttccaggtgaggcaacacttcacctgtgagtcgactggggtgatatactgcgtccggtgctcccgatgtagccttttatatattggcgagacccgacgcagactgggagaccgctttgctgaacatctacgctctgtccgccagagaaagcaggatctcccagtggccacacattttaattccacatcccattcccattctgacatgtccatccacggcctcctctactgtaaagatgaagccacactcaggttggaggaacaacaccttatattccgtctgggtagcctccaacctgatggcatgaacatcgacttctctaacttccgctaaggccccacctccccctcataccccatctgctactcatttttatgcacacattctttctctcacctttttctccctctgtccctctgaatatacctcttgcccatcctctgggtccccccccccccccggtctttcttcccggacctcctgtcccatgatcctctcgtatccccttttgccaatcacctgtccagctcttggctctatccctccccttcctgtcttctcctatcattttggatctccccctccccctccaactttcaaatcccttactcattcttccttcagttagtcctgacgaagagtctcggcctgaaacgtcgacggcacctcttcctacagatgctgcctggcctgctgcgttcaccagcaactttgatgtgtgttgcttgaatttccagcatctgcagaattcctgttgtttgggggATATTTTGACACTTGGAATTGGTTGGAGGGGTGAATTTTCAGCAGGGTGCTCAATGCAGGAAAAACTAACAGCTGGCCAAGCAGGGAGCTGCCACAACTAATGATAAAACACCTTATTAGCATTCCTTATGATTCAGAAGAGTGTTTACCCCACTCATCCCCTCAGATAAGGCTCTTACACTTCCCTGTTTTCATCCCTTGCATTTGACTAATGCCCAAGTACAATGGAACGATTAGTGGACCATCTCTCCAGCTTTACAGTCAGCACTCCCAGCTTGGTGTAGCAACAGGTCTGCCCAAAGATACAAGAAACTGCAGTGTGTGAGTGCTCCCTCTGTTTCCTCTGTTTAGACTTTGTGCTGCCTTCGTAAAACAGCAATTATAAACAAGGAACCCTCCCACCTTCTTTTGCTCTTCTCCCTACTCCATCtgtcagaagatataaaagcttgTGAATGTGTGCCTCCAAACTCAAAGATGTCCTCTatctcactgttataagactcaTTAACAGACTTCTTATAAAatgaagatgaactcttgatctcagtcagaatcagaatcaggtttaatatcaccagcatatgttgtgaaatttgttaacctagcagcaacaatacaatgcaatacatgataaatatcaGGAGATTTTTTTAAATAAGTAATTTGTAGtaaatatgtatattaaatagttaaattaaaaatagtgcaaaagcaaaaaaaaaagtgagatagtgttcatgggttcaatgtccatttagaaatcagatggcagggaaaagaagctgttcctaaatcactaagtgtgagccttcaggcctCCTTTCTGAGAGTAACAGAGAGAAGAGGTCATatcctgtgtgatgggggtccttaattatTAGACGCCACCTTTCTgcggcactgctccttgaagatgccttgaatactacggaggctagtaccctgATGgatctgactaattttacaactttctgtagattcctgatgcagcctgtcaaaattctgtccatggtacatctgtagaagttttcgggtgttttaggtgacaaacaaaatctcctcaaactcctaatgaaatatagccgcagttttgtcttctttatagctgcattgattaTGTTGGGAGccagttagatcctcaaagatattgacacccaggagcttgaaatttttcactctctccacttctgattggTCCATGATCCCTCTTCTTGCCCTTCCTGGTctacagtcagctctttcatcttactgacgtagagtgcaaggttgttgctgcgacaccactcgaCTAGGTggtgtatctcgctcctgtacaccctctcgtctccatctgagattctgctaacaatggttgtatcatcagcaaatttatagatagtatttgagttgtgcctagtcACTCAGTCATGagcatagagagagagagtaagcacacatccctgagcaGCATcattgttgatcatcagtgaggtgtTCTTACCAATCCGCATAGATTGTGATCTCCTACCTTGTCACAGCCCGATTTTAGTTGTCTACttgtgctgcactttctctgcaactgtaccattatattctgcattctgttttttttttcccttttgtgcTTTGATGTGCTTACATATGGAATGATCTGTTGGATTGCATGCAGACAAACACTTTTtccattgtatcttggtacatatgacaataataaaccaattaccaattaatTATCCTTTGAAATGAACACCCAGTTCAAGGACAGATGAGGATGAGCTACCTTTGCCAGCTGTATTCATGTTCTGAAAATGAAATGAATGAGTAATCAGAAgcaatgaagaatgctttaaaatGAATGTCCGTTTTGCATATCAGAATGCTATAGCAATATTGCTGCAGACAAATAGACAGCAGTGAATTACAGCCACTGAGGGAGCAGTGACTTCAGTATTTTGACAGTCTAACGATGAACCCATCTCTATTTACATAAATAGAATTAGAACCCTGTTCAGGTAATTTGAAAGAGTGTTGGTTTCATAGGATTCTGCAATAGTTTTGGTTTTTATTGATTCATGTATTTAATGGTTTCACTGAGATTATTCAGTTTATGAATCATTAAAGTTTTGTCTTGTCTTGATTGTTTTTTATATTTCCTCCATGTAGTTTGTCTGAATGTTGGAAAAGACACCATGCATTTGATTTTATGACAAAGGGTAGAGATATTTTATACCAACAATTAAAGTTCACAAAATCAACAAGCATATGCAGTTTTATTTTGTGTTCTATTGCTTGCCAATGAGTCCTTACCTTTGAAGATGTGAAGGTAGATATTTAACACACTATGCTTGCTGCCATGAACACACAGTTGTAACGCAAGTGTACTTTGCCATTGAGAAGCTCTAATGGTTCACAGCTAATTTTATGGAGGGGGCTAGATAATTACCCAAAGTAGTTTCTCATTGCTGGTAATACGAACACAGAAGCCTCAAACTTGCTGCGAAGTCTGTTCTTGTTGTTTGGAATAAAGTCCTTCATTGGATTCTTCATGGAATCCAAAGGTGGTACAATTTCCAAGCATTCCTTAGGAGTTACACTGAGAAATCTCTGGTTGAACCCACACCAAGTTAAGCTTGCCGCAGTTTCAACTACTGCAATCATTTCAATGGAAAGTAAAGGCTCTAGAAGTAGAAAATAAGTAGAAAAGAATTTATATTTTTATCAGATGAGGCGGTATAAATAAGGTTTTAACTGTTATTgtattttaaagttttttttggcAGTATAATTAGTATATAATGGGCTTTGAATGTTTGTGAGTAGCAGAATTCATAGCCTGTGATTTTAACAGTTTTAACTGACTAATTACGGGCAGGTTCTTTTTTTTAGTATGAATATAGTAATCATAATTTGACTTCAGGGACTGAGTTACCATACAGACTGAAGCAGGTTGGACAGAACTACAGAGATAGGCAAACTCTTGTGTACCCATGCAGCTTTGTATTAGCACCTAGTTCTCCATAAAATGGTGCACAGGTAATAACTTTGTGTCCTTTGTAATTTCTATTGTATTTGTATTGGATAACTAAAATACCTACATCAAGTTCTAGCAAATCTGAGGTAATATCCTAAATAATTACTGATACTAATATTCTCTAACTCCTTCTGCCTAGAAGTACATTCACCTCAGAAATTGTATAAGTGCGACGTATGTGACTACACAAGTTCAACGTATGTTGGTGTGCGAAACCACAGAAGAATCCACAACACTGATAAGCCCTACAGGTGTGTGTACTCTGTAAATCTACatatgaattttaaaaaatcttcaaGCTAAATTTTCAGAGAATGTTGCAACATGTTAAGGAGAATTTTCAGTTCACTGAATCTGTACAAGCTGTTTGGTAGAGCAAGCCAATAATTCCACTCAACTCCTCTTCTTTACAGCCCAATTTTCTTCCTTTCAATTCCTTACTTAATTCTTTTTAGAAGCTAATcgttttattcccattctctgtatGCACGATTTTTGAGGATCTTAACAAACCTGCTATGTAGAGATAAAAGCTTAGTCATCTTACCTGTAGTTCTTCAATCTGTGTCCTCTAATTACTGACAATTCTCCTACTTGGAAAGATAAATCTGTTTTCCTGTAATGCAGAAGTTCATGACTCAAATCTCT
It contains:
- the znf507 gene encoding zinc finger protein 507 isoform X5, whose product is MISDAITETEAQSHGYTTNHKCDEHLLKQLAIHSFVDTKIVSKMEKPGSLIQVIEKLSKIVEKGRSKQCSLTGQKRSYISTSDTNSAIIEQTDSYESTAKKVINLNQEIKDNISIRQTYFKTEDLPQSCNGLDLSTLDSADKSKVSKSFCCTLCNFVTVVPSVYYIHIRSHNNIESYTCDQCNFATTDSKDFVAHKYLHRKLTRYQCNLCKFNSLTFSQLKEHFELHGKSGEVVLMCSVCCFVSKQQEELEAHMWMHLEDAQIQRKQQLGPNAIDGVDSNNAKSRNVGFDTEPGPRKWYTYDQYGMYRCLICSYACDRQRMLKTHAWKHAGEVDCSYPIFEECETATSVVPSTGLTAPEDESIIVFSPAHKSESVHCVRSNPLQFCTPPSITVMDSVDCKASLSDTAVKNSALVQSKAPADTVVEIVEEGPLMLDCEQESTVSDSLLSSAQKIINCSSNKAGHVNVIVERVPGAGESVPEKHFLMTPDIEAEKRLISEKSHMIYCEDSSDLYQQATSAAELETAVLRWNPEESNGALKSEPAAVDENVPPSRRRTNSESLRLHSLAAEALVAMPMRAPEFTRASVKNPESDAEQRSMEVSSSVPQPLNYSDDHTSNNLQLDETKSGFSEVPIRMGISMSLLTVIEKLRERTDQNASDEDILKELQDNAQCQPSSDLSSPGNLVEYIPNTERPYRCRLCHYSSGNKGYIKQHLRVHRQRQPYQCPICDHIATDSNNLESHMINHCKTRMYHCKRCNAAFYYKSQLRNHEREQHSLSDISSTNDENADFSREQKTGNAQEEVHSPQKLYKCDVCDYTSSTYVGVRNHRRIHNTDKPYSYIFKTQVCF
- the znf507 gene encoding zinc finger protein 507 isoform X1, coding for MISDAITETEAQSHGYTTNHKCDEHLLKQLAIHSFVDTKIVSKMEKPGSLIQVIEKLSKIVEKGRSKQCSLTGQKRSYISTSDTNSAIIEQTDSYESTAKKVINLNQEIKDNISIRQTYFKTEDLPQSCNGLDLSTLDSADKSKVSKSFCCTLCNFVTVVPSVYYIHIRSHNNIESYTCDQCNFATTDSKDFVAHKYLHRKLTRYQCNLCKFNSLTFSQLKEHFELHGKSGEVVLMCSVCCFVSKQQEELEAHMWMHLEDAQIQRKQQLGPNAIDGVDSNNAKSRNVGFDTEPGPRKWYTYDQYGMYRCLICSYACDRQRMLKTHAWKHAGEVDCSYPIFEECETATSVVPSTGLTAPEDESIIVFSPAHKSESVHCVRSNPLQFCTPPSITVMDSVDCKASLSDTAVKNSALVQSKAPADTVVEIVEEGPLMLDCEQESTVSDSLLSSAQKIINCSSNKAGHVNVIVERVPGAGESVPEKHFLMTPDIEAEKRLISEKSHMIYCEDSSDLYQQATSAAELETAVLRWNPEESNGALKSEPAAVDENVPPSRRRTNSESLRLHSLAAEALVAMPMRAPEFTRASVKNPESDAEQRSMEVSSSVPQPLNYSDDHTSNNLQLDETKSGFSEVPIRMGISMSLLTVIEKLRERTDQNASDEDILKELQDNAQCQPSSDLSSPGNLVEYIPNTERPYRCRLCHYSSGNKGYIKQHLRVHRQRQPYQCPICDHIATDSNNLESHMINHCKTRMYHCKRCNAAFYYKSQLRNHEREQHSLSDISSTNDENADFSREQKTGNAQEEVHSPQKLYKCDVCDYTSSTYVGVRNHRRIHNTDKPYRCSSCDFATTNINSLKCHMKRHPQEQQSIQLLEQYKCSLCGYECSHPPSLKSHMWKHASDQNYNYEQVNKAINEAISQSSRSQEPQRKLSAEEVEEISSPPPSIHLPINSDKLVSAPETGETRSPEKYQKLNSDVNVNNSPGKSGSQTRSGTEYCVLLFCCCICGFESTSKELLMDHMKEHEGEIINIILNKDHCSQSE
- the znf507 gene encoding zinc finger protein 507 isoform X4; this translates as MISDAITETEAQSHGYTTNHKCDEHLLKQLAIHSFVDTKIVSKMEKPGSLIQVIEKLSKIVEKGRSKQCSLTGQKRSYISTSDTNSAIIEQTDSYESTAKKVINLNQEIKDNISIRQTYFKTEDLPQSCNGLDLSTLDSADKSKVSKSFCCTLCNFVTVVPSVYYIHIRSHNNIESYTCDQCNFATTDSKDFVAHKYLHRKLTRYQCNLCKFNSLTFSQLKEHFELHGKSGEVVLMCSVCCFVSKQQEELEAHMWMHLEDAQIQRKQQLGPNAIDGVDSNNAKSRNVGFDTEPGPRKWYTYDQYGMYRCLICSYACDRQRMLKTHAWKHAGEVDCSYPIFEECETATSVVPSTGLTAPEDESIIVFSPAHKSESVHCVRSNPLQFCTPPSITVMDSVDCKASLSDTAVKNSALVQSKAPADTVVEIVEEGPLMLDCEQESTVSDSLLSSAQKIINCSSNKAGHVNVIVERVPGAGESVPEKHFLMTPDIEAEKRLISEKSHMIYCEDSSDLYQQATSAAELETAVLRWNPEESNGALKSEPAAVDENVPPSRRRTNSESLRLHSLAAEALVAMPMRAPEFTRASVKNPESDAEQRSMEVSSSVPQPLNYSDDHTSNNLQLDETKSGFSEVPIRMGISMSLLTVIEKLRERTDQNASDEDILKELQDNAQCQPSSDLSSPGNLVEYIPNTERPYRCRLCHYSSGNKGYIKQHLRVHRQRQPYQCPICDHIATDSNNLESHMINHCKTRMYHCKRCNAAFYYKSQLRNHEREQHSLSDISSTNDENADFSREQKTGNAQEEVHSPQKLYKCDVCDYTSSTYVGVRNHRRIHNTDKPYRCSSCDFATTNINSLKCHMKRHPQEQQSIQLLEQYKCSLCGYECSHPPSLKSHMWKHASDQNYNYEQVNKAINEAISQSSR
- the znf507 gene encoding zinc finger protein 507 isoform X3; the encoded protein is MISDAITETEAQSHGYTTNHKCDEHLLKQLAIHSFVDTKIVSKMEKPGSLIQVIEKLSKIVEKGRSKQCSLTGQKRSYISTSDTNSAIIEQTDSYESTAKKVINLNQEIKDNISIRQTYFKTEDLPQSCNGLDLSTLDSADKSKVSKSFCCTLCNFVTVVPSVYYIHIRSHNNIESYTCDQCNFATTDSKDFVAHKYLHRKLTRYQCNLCKFNSLTFSQLKEHFELHGKSGEVVLMCSVCCFVSKQQEELEAHMWMHLEDAQIQRKQQLGPNAIDGVDSNNAKSRNVGFDTEPGPRKWYTYDQYGMYRCLICSYACDRQRMLKTHAWKHAGEVDCSYPIFEECETATSVVPSTGLTAPEDESIIVFSPAHKSESVHCVRSNPLQFCTPPSITVMDSVDCKASLSDTAVKNSALVQSKAPADTVVEIVEEGPLMLDCEQESTVSDSLLSSAQKIINCSSNKAGHVNVIVERVPGAGESVPEKHFLMTPDIEAEKRLISEKSHMIYCEDSSDLYQQATSAAELETAVLRWNPEESNGALKSEPAAVDENVPPSRRRTNSESLRLHSLAAEALVAMPMRAPEFTRASVKNPESDAEQRSMEVSSSVPQPLNYSDDHTSNNLQLDETKSGFSEVPIRMGISMSLLTVIEKLRERTDQNASDEDILKELQDNAQCQPSSDLSSPGNLVEYIPNTERPYRCRLCHYSSGNKGYIKQHLRVHRQRQPYQCPICDHIATDSNNLESHMINHCKTRMYHCKRCNAAFYYKSQLRNHEREQHSLSDISSTNDENADFSREQKTGNAQEEVHSPQKLYKCDVCDYTSSTYVGVRNHRRIHNTDKPYRCSSCDFATTNINSLKCHMKRHPQEQQSIQLLEQYKCSLCGYECSHPPSLKSHMWKHASDQNYNYEQVNKAINEAISQSSRPIEQSGTLLSLRRFGEVSSKLGGLEAKNPGDGCEPTIVSISCRPHH